The following coding sequences are from one Culex quinquefasciatus strain JHB chromosome 1, VPISU_Cqui_1.0_pri_paternal, whole genome shotgun sequence window:
- the LOC119770002 gene encoding uncharacterized protein K02A2.6-like, with product MSDPDLKSLLEKLTEVCLQNQDLQKEQQAQQKALQDLVKTVTAKPIIAPPKLNANTNDNKEFLLESLANTMVEFHYDPDSDDGLFDVWYSRYADTFSQDACKLDDASKVRLLLRKLDTRAHSRYANFILPKKPKDNDFEESVTKLKEIFSRRTSLFNKRCKCLQFIKPESDDFIAYAGAVNRLCEDFKLSSLKENEFKALIFVCGLRSHRDSEIRTRLLSKLETDAATLTVDTLATECQRLLNLKQDTALIENATHSSTSVVNSLSDKYRGKSNQKRQDKPQQKQKSDARKTPKSPCWLYGYCAFARPSGKPQRSSVKEVSSDQTSARRRRKFVSILINGKPIKLQIDTASDITVISRDNWLALGSPATRPTSHEATSASGGHVKLEAEFECSVTLQDSCRSTVCYVAPNSNLNLLGLDLIDAFDLWSVPLSSVCNRVTVADGVLDRVHQLQRKFPEVFLDTLGLCTKTKVKLFLKPNQQPVYVPRRPVAQTAYEPLQDELKRLENLGIISFVEHSDWAAPIVAVRKANGSIRICGDYSTGLNNALQPNDYPLPVPDDIFASLAGMRHFSIIDLSNAYLQIEMDEDSKNLLTVNTHRGLFKFNRLAPGVRPATGAFQKIMDSMTAGLTGVRVYLDDILVGGATEEEHLHNLHAVLERIRDYGFHLQLSKCRFFYLLSLSLVYSCDFVAARLVRAPGSDSCT from the exons ATGAGTGACCCGGATCTGAAGAGCCTCCTGGAGAAGCTGACCGAGGTCTGCCTCCAgaaccaggacctccagaaggaGCAGCAAGCCCAGCAGAAGGCGCTTCAGGACCTCGTGAAGACCGTCACGGCCAAGCCTATCATCGCGCCACCGAAGCTCAACGCCAACACCAACGACAACAAGGAGTTCCTACTCGAGTCGTTGGCCAACACGATGGTCGAGTTTCATTACGATCCGGACAGCGATGACGGCCTGTTCGACGTCTGGTACTCGCGGTACGCGGACACTTTCTCCCAGGATGCTTGCAAGCTCGATGATGCCAGCAAGGTGAGACTGTTACTGCGGAAGCTGGACACTCGGGCGCACAGCAGATACGCCAACTTCATCCTGCCGAAAAAGCCGAAGGATAACGACTTCGAGGAGTCCGTGACGAAGCTGAAGGAGATTTTTTCCCGCCGAACATCCCTGTTCAACAAGCGCTGCAAGTGCCTGCAGTTCATCAAGCCGGAGTCGGACGACTTCATCGCCTACGCTGGCGCGGTGAATCGACTTTGCGAGGATTTCAAGCTGAGCAGCCTGAAGGAGAACGAGTTCAAGGCGCTGATCTTCGTTTGCGGACTACGCTCGCACCGGGACTCCGAAATTCGCACCAGACTGCTGTCCAAACTCGAGACGGATGCTGCTACACTTACGGTCGACACCCTCGCAACCGAATGTCAGCGGCTCCTCAACCTGAAGCAGGACACAGCACTGATCGAGAACGCCACACACTCCTCCACTTCTGTTGTCAACTCTCTTTCTGACAAGTATCGTGGCAAGTCAAACCAGAAACGGCAAGACAAACCACAACAAAAACAGAAGTCGGACGCAAGGAAGACGCCAAAATCCCCTTGCTGGCTAT ACGGCTACTGCGCGTTCGCGAGGCCGTCCGGGAAACCGCAGCGTTCCAGCGTGAAGGAGGTCTCGAGCGACCAGACCAGCGCCCGTCGCAGAAGGAAGTTTGTCAGCATCCTGATCAACGGTAAGCCGATCAAGCTCCAAATCGACACGGCCTCGGACATCACGGTGATCAGCCGCGATAATTGGTTGGCTCTTGGATCTCCCGCAACTCGCCCGACAAGTCACGAGGCTACTAGCGCGTCTGGAGGCCACGTCAAGCTGGAGGCAGAGTTCGAGTGCAGCGTGACGCTGCAGGATTCCTGCCGCTCAACCGTCTGCTACGTTGCACCCAACAGCAACCTAAACCTGCTCGGGTTGGACCTGATCGACGCTTTCGACTTGTGGTCCGTCCCGCTATCTTCTGTGTGCAACCGGGTGACTGTCGCGGACGGCGTTCTGGACCGAGTTCACCAGCTGCAGCGAAAGTTTCCGGAGGTCTTTCTGGACACTCTGGGCCTCTGCACGAAAACGAAGGTGAAGCTGTTTCTGAAGCCGAATCAACAGCCCGTGTACGTGCCGCGCCGGCCAGTTGCGCAGACCGCCTACGAACCGCTGCAGGACGAGCTGAAGCGTTTGGAGAACCTGGGGATCATCTCGTTCGTCGAGCACTCCGACTGGGCCGCGCCGATTGTGGCTGTACGGAAGGCGAACGGCAGCATCCGGATCTGTGGAGATTACTCCACCGGGCTCAACAACGCGCTCCAGCCGAACGATTACCCGCTGCCAGTGCCGGACGACATCTTCGCATCCCTTGCTGGAATGCGCCATTTCAGCATAATTGATCTCTCCAACGCCTACTTACAGATCGAAATGGACGAGGATTCGAAGAACCTCCTCACGGTCAACACGCACCGGGGGCTCTTCAAGTTCAACCGTTTGGCACCGGGCGTGCGTCCAGCCACGGGCGCTTTCCAGAAGATCATGGACTCCATGACCGCTGGCCTGACCGGAGTTCGCGTCTATTTGGACGACATTCTGGTTGGCGGGGCCACTGAGGAAGAGCATCTACACAACCTGCACGCGGTGCTCGAGCGCATCCGCGACTACGGTTTCCACCTCCAGCTCTCCAAGTGTCGTTTCTTCTATTTGTTAAGCTTAAGTCTAGTTTATTCTTGCGACTTTGTGGCCGCTCGTTTGGTTCGCGCCCCCGG cTCTGACAGCTGCACGTGA